A region from the Zonotrichia albicollis isolate bZonAlb1 chromosome 17, bZonAlb1.hap1, whole genome shotgun sequence genome encodes:
- the TP53INP2 gene encoding tumor protein p53-inducible nuclear protein 2, translating into MFQRLTSLFFSDSSTPEGLEEPKPFVEEEEEEDGWLIIDLAGSRARPGPARRAPAAGPGRSARPRPAPPGPAPPPAAAPAPAAPCLMDESWFVTPPPCFTAEEPGPDGVGSSPMEDLLIEHPSMSVYVTSTLEVDGEGPEDEAAEDAPEARPEPPVPQRGRALPVKAAALDKAGQAQRAQRARQLAERHRLAQKALQRQNRARQRPPRRAKQLPGAFVHQPCQRHCNY; encoded by the exons ATGTTTCAGCGTCTCACCAGCCTCTTcttcagtgacagcagcacgccagagggcctggaggagcccaAACCCTTtgtggaggaagaggaggaggaggatggctgGCTCATAATTGATCTTGCAG GCAGCCgtgcccgccccggccccgctcgccGCGCtcccgctgccggccccgggcgctcggcgcggccccgcccggcgccccccggcccggccccgcccccggctgctgccccggccccggccgctcCCTGCTTGATGGACGAGAGTTGGTTTGTCACCCCTCCCCCCTGTTTTACTGCAGAGGAGCCCGGCCCCGACGGCGTGGGGAGCAGCCCCATGGAGGACCTGCTCATCGAGCACCCCAGCATGTCGGTGTACGTGACCAGCACCCTCGAGGTGGACGGGGAGGGCCCCGAGGACGAAGCCGCAGA GGACGCTCCGGAGGCGCGGCCGGAGCCGCCGGTGCCGCAGCGCGGGCGGGCGCTGCCGGTGAAGGCGGCGGCGCTGGACAAGGCGGGGCAGGCGCAGCGGGCGCAGCGGGCCCGGCAGCTGGCGGAGCGGCACCGCCTGGCCCAGAAGGCGCTGCAGCGGCAGAACCGGGCCCGgcagcgcccgccccgccgcgccaAGCAGCTCCCGGGGGCCTTCGtccaccagccctgccagcgCCACTGCAACTACTGA